A window of Ptychodera flava strain L36383 chromosome 1, AS_Pfla_20210202, whole genome shotgun sequence contains these coding sequences:
- the LOC139140087 gene encoding endoglucanase E-4-like encodes MSSKSKVAPAKSGASASNSNGAKSTANNAGKTANSVASESATAGKAGAATSMKAWLATNAKLAGIVGGVVGGCLVVAIVVALAVVLSRGGDNFPNSFNYTEVIHKSLLFYEAQRSGALPSDNRIPYRGDSALNDSGRNGEDLTGGYYDAGDHIKAVFPMAWSFGVLSWGFLEFRDAYEDAGEVSYMLDCIRWGTDFLMKVHTDDYELYTQIADKDLDHGYWGRPEDMTMERPAYQVNTSVPGSDVAGDTSAALAAASIVFRDHDPDYADLLLNESRVLFDFADNYRGYFRECLPDGKGIYVSGSNYHDEIAWAAIWLYKATGESYYLNRSEDIYVNMTNGRPWAFGWSIADAGVHLLLYNVTGKAEYEKRVTKFVDEWLPGGKMARTPKGLVFRNNWGSLLYLAGTAFIALVAAENNLNSESYRELAKSQVHYALGSTGRSFVCGFGENPPVQPHHRSSSCPLPPDPCTFGQTFSVDQPNAHVLYGALVGGPGANDDYEDDRQDYYKNEVTLDYNAGFQSAVAGLLHLELTDQLP; translated from the exons ATGAGCTCCAAAAGCAAGGTAGCGCCTGCCAAGTCCGGTGCATCGGCGAGCAACAGCAACGGAGCCAAATCCACGGCTAACAACGCCGGGAAAACAGCT AATAGCGTCGCAAGCGAGTCGGCAACAGCAGGTAAAGCGGGTGCTGCAACGTCCATGAAAGCATGGCTGGCAACGAATGCTAAGCTAGCAGGGATCGTTGGTGGCGTTGTCGGCGGCTGTCTTGTGGTAGCTATCGTCGTTGCTTTAGCTGTAGTACTTTCAAGGGGAGGAG ATAACTTCCCCAATAGTTTTAACTACACTGAAGTCATCCACAAATCGCTGTTGTTTTACGAAGCTCAGCGTTCCGGTGCACTACCATCCGACAATCGAATCCCTTACCGGGGCGACTCGGCTCTCAACGACTCCGGAAGAAATGGCGAGGATTTGACGGGCGGGTATTACGACG CGGGCGATCACATCAAAGCGGTCTTTCCGATGGCTTGGAGTTTTGGTGTTCTGAGTTGGGGATTTCTAGAATTCCGTGATGCCTACGAAGACGCTGGCGAAGTTAGTTACATGCTGGATTGTATTCGATGGGGGACAGATTTCCTCATGAAGGTTCACACGGACGATTATGAGTTGTATACACAG ATTGCTGACAAAGACCTTGACCATGGATACTGGGGAAGACCGGAAGACATGACTATGGAGAGACCCGCTTACCAAGTCAACACATCAGTTCCCGGGTCTGACGTTGCGGGAGACACGTCGGCAGCTTTGGCGGCAGCTTCCATTGTATTCCGTGACCACG ATCCTGACTATGCCGATCTCTTACTGAATGAGTCCCGAGTTCTCTTCGACTTTGCCGACAATTACCGAGGGTACTTCAGGGAGTGTCTTCCGGATGGAAAGGGCATCTACGTCTC AGGATCGAATTACCATGACGAGATTGCATGGGCGGCTATTTGGCTCTACAAAGCCACGGGCGAAAGTTACTACTTGAACAGGAGCGAAgacatttatgtaaatatgaCCAATGGACGACCGTGGGCGTTTGGATGGTCTATCGCTGATGCCGGTGTACAT CTGTTGTTGTACAATGTGACTGGCAAAGCCGAATACGAGAAACGGGTGACGAAATTTGTCGACGAATGGCTCCCAGGCGGCAAGATGGCTCGCACACCGAAAGGCCTTGTCTTCAGGAACAATTGGGGATCCCTAT TATACTTAGCGGGTACAGCATTCATCGCGTTGGTAGCCGCTGAAAACAACTTGAATAGCGAAAGCTATCGTGAACTCGCCAAAAGTCAAGTTCATTACGCCCTAGGTAGCACTGGGCGTAGTTTTGTGTGTGGTTTTGGTGAAAACCCTCCCGTACAGCCTCATCATAGAAGCAG TTCCTGTCCCCTACCACCAGACCCATGCACCTTCGGTCAAACATTCTCTGTCGACCAACCTAATGCGCATGTGCTGTACGGCGCGTTGGTTGGAGGGCCGGGTGCGAACGACGATTACGAGGATGACAGGCAAGATTACTACAAGAACGAAGTTACTCTTGATTATAATGCCGGCTTTCAGTCTGCAGTGGCAG GTTTGTTGCACCTGGAGTTGACCGACCAGTTACCATAA
- the LOC139140078 gene encoding uncharacterized protein: protein MPKKQRIYSVGDIERGDHLIICKGLTGNQHHLLAIQKGCSGCSLNVIHYNSQGKRSKVTKEKLDLSPRKTPIYRINDRPTGMTVDRVIQKAEKLVGLSKFLPEKNTSEEFVKWCLAEINAKERILKVNDIRRGDHVIIRQFMGLHYHHCLAVEDGTEDNRLNVIHFSNCPKLFGEVVRETISLQPEDKPVFRVNIQCGNLSRDVDEVVGKAEKQLGLRKYSTESNNCENFVKWCQTETRYQERICKVTDILKGDHLITKARRGLHRHHSLAVDDGRPGNVVSIVHYTNGRIVEEDLVLDPDERDVFRFIEHKFIDDGLEYADDFTSEDNETDEENAGNAGIDSNDDGNESDDDAEIMFVLTDTDKVIEKARRQLNEHKYSNDFNNCEHFVNWCKHQTGHRERVQGLGYVKKGDHVIIDKFLMEHHVLVVQDGSHMNNNIAVIHYSHGQVIEEQMNIDPSKDNVFLFYDDCPEDEEADQTDDVITQARRQVGMKNYCQNERNSSKHFVFWCKMRRSHREPLYSIADLQKGDHLVIENFRGMKNHHSIVVENSVERRKATIVYHNEDRVIEEEIYVDAEKYKLYCVHDDYYDEDICRDVHENSEKARSSIGQKVYSLENSSNEHFVHWCKRMTEQLKEVKSVQDIKFGDHLIIGTPNKQKPCRHTICFLFKTAIKKLLLYTFATAASSIMLLVMRNYIKITLLPRKYNWTFENREYTLLFMPTKTTRLWTVT from the coding sequence ATGCCGAAGAAGCAGAGGATATACAGTGTAGGTGACATTGAACGTGGTGACCATTTAATTATTTGCAAAGGTCTTACAGGAAATCAACACCACTTACTGGCTATACAGAAGGGCTGCAGTGGATGTAGCCTTAACGTCATCCACTACAATTCACAGGGAAAGAGAAGCAAAGTTACAAAAGAAAAACTGGATCTCTCTCCTAGGAAGACTCCTATATACCGAATCAATGATAGACCAACAGGTATGACCGTCGACAGAGTTATTCAGAAAGCAGAAAAACTAGTTGGCCTCAGTAAGTTTCTACCAGAAAAGAATACAAGTGAAGAATTCGTGAAATGGTGTCTTGCAGAAATAAATGCCAAAGAACGTATACTCAAAGTAAATGACATTCGAAGAGGAGATCACGTTATCATTAGACAGTTCATGGGTCttcattatcatcattgttTAGCTGTTGAGGATGGCACAGAAGACAACAGATTGAATGTAATTCATTTCAGTAACTGTCCGAAGCTGTTCGGAGAAGTTGTAAGGGAAACAATATCGCTGCAGCCTGAGGACAAACCTGTCTTCAGGGTCAATATTCAATGTGGAAATCTGAGCAGAGATGTGGATGAGGTTGTCGGGAAGGCAGAAAAACAGTTAGGGCTGAGGAAATACTCTACCGAGTCCAACAATtgtgaaaactttgtgaaatgGTGTCAAACAGAGACACGATACCAGGAACGTATCTGCAAAGTTACCGACATCTTGAAGGGGGATCATCTGATCACAAAAGCACGCAGAGGATTGCACCGCCATCATTCCCTTGCTGTAGACGATGGTAGACCAGGAAATGTTGTTAGTATTGTTCACTATACAAATGGTCGAATCGTTGAGGAAGATCTAGTACTTGACCCCGATGAACGAGACGTATTTCGATTTATTGAACACAAGTTCATTGATGATGGTCTTGAATATGCCGATGACTTTACCAGTGAAGATAATGAAACCGATGAAGAAAACGCTGGGAATGCCGGTATTGATTCTAATGATGATGGAAACGAGAGCGATGACGATGCTGAAATAATGTTTGTTCTCACTGACACTGACAAGGTAATTGAAAAGGCCAGACGTCAACTCAATGAACACAAGTACAGCAATGACTTTAATAATTGCGAACACTTTGTCAATTGGTGCAAACATCAAACTGGGCACAGAGAAAGGGTACAGGGATTGGGATATGTCAAAAAGGGAGACCATGTGATCATTGATAAATTCCTTATGGAACATCACGTGTTGGTAGTGCAAGACGGCAGTCACATGAACAACAACATTGCTGTAATTCATTACTCTCATGGTCAAGTGATTGAAGAGCAAATGAACATCGACCCTTCTAAAGACAACGTCTTCTTATTTTACGACGATTGTCCAGAAGATGAAGAGGCCGACCAAACCGATGATGTCATCACCCAAGCAAGGAGGCAGGTAGGCATGAAGAACTACTGCCAAAATGAACGGAACAGCAGCAAACACTTCGTGTTCTGGTGCAAGATGAGGAGAAGTCACAGAGAACCTCTCTACAGCATTGCTGATTTGCAGAAAGGAGACCATCTCGTCATTGAAAACTTCCGGGGCATGAAGAATCACCACTCCATTGTAGTGGAAAACAGCGTAGAGAGAAGGAAGGCAACGATCGTTTACCACAACGAAGACAGAGTAATCGAAGAGGAGATCTATGTTGACGCCGAAAAATACAAGTTGTACTGTGTACATGATGACTATTACGATGAGGATATTTGCAGGGATGTCCATGAAAATTCCGAGAAAGCTAGGAGTAGCATCGGACAGAAGGTATACTCTTTGGAGAATAGTAGCAATGAACATTTTGTCCATTGGTGTAAAAGAATGACAGAGCAATTGAAAGAGGTAAAATCCGTCCAAGACATTAAATTTGGCGACCATCTTATAATAGGGACACCAAACAAGCAAAAACCATGCAGACACACCATATGCTTTCTGTTCAAGACTGCGATAAAGAAGTTGTTGTTATACACGTTTGCGACTGCAGCATCGTCAATCATGCTACTGGTGATGCGAAATTACATCAAAATAACGTTGTTGCCGAGAAAGTACAATTGGACCTTCGAAAACAGAGAGTATACTCTATTGTTCATGCCGACGAAAACAACACGGCTGTGGACCGTAACATAG